The genomic window ACGGGCGTTGGCCGTAACCCGACGGTCGCGTACGTTATGGCCATGCACACCGTGGCCGTCCTCGCCCTCGACGGCGTCATTCCCTTCGACCTGTCCACCCCCATCGACGCCTTCGGCCGGGCCCGGCTGCCCGACGGGCGGGCCGCCTACCGGGTCAGGGTCTGCGCCCTGGACGCGGAGGTCGACGCGGGCCACTTCACGCTGCGCGCGCCCTGGGGGCCGGCCGAGCTCGCCGACGCGGACACGATCGTGCTGCCCGGCTGCGCCGACCCCGAGGCGGCGGTGAAGCCCGAGGTGATCGACGCCCTGCGGAAGGCGGCGGCGGACGGCACCCGGATCGCCTCGATCTGTGTGGGCTCCTTCATCCTCGCCGCGACCGGACTGCTGGACGGGCTGCGCGCCACCACGCACTGGCTCGGCGCCGAGGCCCTCGCCCGGATGTACCCGGCGATCGACGTCGACCCGGACGTGCTCTACGTCGACAACGGACAGTTCCTCACCTCGGCGGGCTCGGCCGCCGGGCTCGACCTGTGCCTGCACATGATCCGCCGCGACTACGGCTCGGCCGTCGCCGCCGACGCGGCCCGCCTCTCGGTCATGCCGCTCGAACGCGAGGGCGGCCAGGCCCAGTTCATCGTCCACGAACAGCCGCCGGCCCCGGCCGGCGCCACCCTTGAGCCGCTGCTGCGCTGGATGGAGGAGAACGCCGGGCACGAGCTCACGCTCGCCGGCATCGCCGAGCACGCCGGCATGAGCCCCCGGACCGTCAACCGCCGCTTCCGCGAGCAGACCGGCACGACGCCGCTGCAATGGCTCCACCGGGCCCGGATCCGCCAGGCCCAGCACCTGCTGGAGACCACCGCGCATCCGGTCGACCGGATCGCGGCCCAGGTCGGCTTCGGTTCCCCGACGGCTTTCCGCGACCGGTTCAAGCGCCAGGTCGGCACGAGCCCGCAGGCGTACCGAAGGGCCTTCCGCGGCGCGCAGTGACGCGGCGCCGCGCGGCCCGGCGCGTCGTGGTCGAAGTGGCCCGAGCGACCGGCGGCGTCAGCGGGGCAGCAGCACCAGCCTCGGGTCGTACGCCCCCAGCACCTTGTTCGCCCTGGCCAGGGCCGCGAGCGCGTACTCGCGGTCCGCCCGGTCCTCGTTGCAGAAGGGGGCACGGAAGCTCAGCACCTCGCGCGCCGCGCACTCGGCTTCGATCTCCGCCTGGAGGACGCCGGCCGGCATGCAGGAGCCGATGAGGGCCGCCACCCGGTCGGGGATCGGGACGGGGACGAGGTTCGACGCGGTCACGTGGAGTCCTTCGCTGATGGTGCCCCGGGGGTCGCCGGGCATGTGTGGTGTTCCCCTATATACGTACCTGATGGGCTTCACGGATCGTCGGCCGGTACGTCTCTGTGCTGCAACCGTTCCGTACGCGACCGTTGATTTCTTCTTACGCGGGAGTAAGTTGACCTGCCTGTAACCCCCGGTAGTCCGATGTCGCACCGCGAACAGGAGCAGGGCATGGGCGTACGCAAAGACCTCGAGCGGGCCAGGCACCGAGCCGACCTGGCAGGACGCGCCGCCGTCGAACTGATCCGGGAGAGCGGGACCGTACGCGAGGTACGTGCCGCCCCGCTCGTGGCGGCCGCCACCACCGGGTCCACGGCCGACATCCCCTTCGTGAACGCCGAGGAAGCCCCCGACGCCGTCGTCCTGCGGCGCAAGGAGGCGGG from Streptomyces formicae includes these protein-coding regions:
- a CDS encoding GlxA family transcriptional regulator, yielding MHTVAVLALDGVIPFDLSTPIDAFGRARLPDGRAAYRVRVCALDAEVDAGHFTLRAPWGPAELADADTIVLPGCADPEAAVKPEVIDALRKAAADGTRIASICVGSFILAATGLLDGLRATTHWLGAEALARMYPAIDVDPDVLYVDNGQFLTSAGSAAGLDLCLHMIRRDYGSAVAADAARLSVMPLEREGGQAQFIVHEQPPAPAGATLEPLLRWMEENAGHELTLAGIAEHAGMSPRTVNRRFREQTGTTPLQWLHRARIRQAQHLLETTAHPVDRIAAQVGFGSPTAFRDRFKRQVGTSPQAYRRAFRGAQ